The sequence actgccctacggtcgagtatataaggcctagggggcaccccttcagaaggatcgACCCTGTTTGacatagccacccacgtaaaactctctgcgccctctatcagagaaccctcttgtaaccacgctcatatactcaccaggacgtagggtgttacgcacttctaagcggcccgaacctgcaaatcttgtccattgtccctcgtgcaatcggcacgaaccattttgctacagtcgttgacaccgttctactcctaaaaacaccttgaggggcaaccccgggtgtgcggtcggacccaaaacaccgacaaggtGCATGttttgtatttatttatttgttagttGGCTAATTAAAGtccattaattgaatatgcaaaagaaaaagaaaccaAATAATCTCCAAAGGTTCCATAGTCCCCAAAACACtaacatatatttattttattatttttcttttATGTAAATTTTAGGCTTTACATTAATGCTCCTGACTTTCTTTAGTTTCATCTATATTGTTAGCTTCGGCTTGATGACCAAGGTAACGACCTATATCTGAAACCTACTTTTAATGTAGTAGTTAGTAACTTGTAGATATTCGACGACAAAGGCTCTCCCCCACAGATACAAAAGTGCTTTTTATGAAGTTGTTGTTTAGGTTGGCAGCATTGGTAGTCATCCAACACGCGCTTTGGGGCACCTGATGTGTGGGTCAAAATTGCCACACACGTAATAATAATATTTTCTTTCGTCGCAAAGGAAATTCCATTTTTGGGTACCAAACTATTTCTTCCTCTTTTTATATTATAGAAGATCAATTGCATGGATTATTGGTGAATTGAGAACTGCACGGTACTGGATTGCTTGGAGCTATCTCTTGGGTTAGGCCTGCAAAGGCCCATCACGGCCCAGGGAATGATCCGGATGTTCGTGAAGAATTAACCGTTGTTCTGCAAATCCCTATCCTGTCGTCCTGCCAGTTTCCGCCGAATCGCTAGGCCACCGCCAAATCACCCCCGGCTACCCTCTCGCCTCAACGGCCCCAGCGTGGTCTGGTCTCCCTCCTCCTCTCAATCGCTGCAGGAAGCCAAGCGTACCAGCAAGCGCCAATGGAGAGGCCTTGGCTGATCCTAGGCCGAATACTCTACGTCAACCCGCCCCGCGACGACGACGACATGCTCGAGGTCGAGGACGCGGAGGAGCACGCCGTGGTCGGCGAAGCTCAAGCCGAGGAGGACGCGCAGGCGCAGGAGGAGCAGCACGCCGCGGCCGTGGACGCGGTGGTGGAGGCGCATGATGATCAGCAAGCCGAGGTCGGGGAAGGCGgagccgaagccgaagccgaagagGAGGAACagcaggctcagctggaggagagcATCTTGAACGTGAACACGGACGCAGCAGCGTCGGAGGCGGCGCACGCGGCGCACGGCGCGGcggaacccgacttcaccatatgGGTCGCGCCACCGCCGTGGCTAACGGACCTCGTCGCGGGCCCCGGTTCCCATCCCGACCCCGCGAGACCCGACATGTACCCCTACATCATCGCCTCCGGACGCTTCTGCCTCCTCGTCCACTTCTCCATCGCTCCCTTCTACGGCACCAACTTCGAGAAGGAACCCAACCACAGCAACCTCGTGGTGGTGCGCCACTTCCGCAGGTCAGACAATGGCCAGATCGAGGCGCGCGCTGTGCACGTACCCGACCGCCCCGAGGACAACGTCAATATACCCGCCCTAGCCAATATCGAGAGCGTCGGCTTAATATGCAACCACGAAACAGGTCACTACCTGATTGCCGAGCTCGTTGTTCCCACAGATAATCAAGACGAATCCAGCGTCATCTACATAAGAACGGAGGATGGCGTCTGGTACTCGAACTACTTTGCTTACCCCTTCTGGTGGGAGAGCCGCCGGCATTGGGTACCCCACGGCTCTGTCACCATAGGCAACGTGGTCTTCTGGTTCGACCTCTCGTGGGGGATCATCTTCTGCGACGACCTCACCCAGCCGCACGAGGAGCAAATATTGTCCTTCTTCCGCCTCCCGCGTGGTTGCGTTCTCCGCGACGGACACGCGCCGGACCTCCACTACAGCCGCTGCGTCGCTGTAAGCGAGAACGTGTTGCGGTACGTGCAGATCATCCGCAAACACGACCAAGCAGCGACGGTGCACATGTGGTATCGAAACCCGGAGCGATGGATCACCAACTATAATGAAAGCTTCGACGACATCTGGGACGACGAAAGCTACATCCAAACCGGGCTGCCACGGAAATCTCCCGGGCTCGTGGGCGTCTCCCCGGTAGACTCCAATGTGGTCTACTTCACCCTGGACCAGCGATTGTTCGGAGTCGATGTGCCCGAGCACCGGGTGGTGGACTGTGCGGAAAGTGTTGAGCCGCTGAACAGGACAGAGATGCTGGACGATTCGGTCTCAAGTCGCTCCTTGATCACTTGGAACCTGGACGCGGATGGAGGTAACTACCACGTTTCATTCTACTGTGCTTGCTTTTTTCAGCCGCAATTCAGATATCGTGCGTGCAAATGTGCTGCCGCAATTTGCTTGTGATGTGCAGTTACATGCTCCAAATTTCAACAGATCGAATTGCCTGATCATTTTTTTTCTGTACATGCATGTGCCCTTTGAGTTCCTTGTACTTCTTAGTACTGCATTCTCTGTTTCATAGGAGGTTGGCCAAAAGAAGTACACATCTCCTCATGTAATTGTGTTCCTTGGAGACATGGTTTGTGAATTAGTTTTAGAAACATGCATGTCTCTAAGGATAGGATGCCTTATAATTCTGTTTGAGTTTGCATCATGACGCAGAATGCAGTTGTCGTCTACTTGTCTTGCTTACTTCATTTACATGACCACAATCTAGCTAGCTTTCGCTTCCTTACTAAAATCAGACTCCACTGCTAACTAGCTAGGTCATTTCCATTTCTCTGCCTCTGATCCTTATAAATGTATTTCATCAACTTGTATATATGTAGTGCTTTATCAACCATGCATTTAACGTTTCAGTGGCGATTCTCTGTTGAACAATAGTAGTGTCCATTTTTTTTTCTTTGAACGCAGTTTGAATTTGAAGATCACATTTCTGTCAAAACGAATAAGTTGTCAATGCTTGAACTGATGTTAGGGGGCTCCGGTTATTCCATATACCATGAATAGGATGTTCCATTATTGCATATCCGTATTCAAATGAAATTATACTTTCACCTTGCCGTAGCGAGTTAGGGTTGTTTAGGATTATAATCTGTCCGGATTATATACTAGCTAGCTGGCAGATTTTCTCACGAAGCCACTTCCACGCGTACGACTCCAGGCCAGAGCTACGCGTCCGAAGTGGTGTTTTCAGTATAGAATCAACGTAACAAGATTAAGGGGGAGATTGTCGAGGATAATCCTGTTTACTTAGTCATTGTGCTTAGTCTTGGTGTCCAAGTTTAGAGGAGTTAGTTGTCAGCACGCCAGGGTGTTCCTGCGCGTTCAACCCGCGGCATGCGCTGAGTTTGTTAGTTCATGTAGAGTCAAACGGTGGAGCTAAAAATATGGGCACGATGGTCATGCTCTTGGCTGCGGGATGGCGCAGCCGGTTTCGGGAGCATGGGCACATGCGACCAGGTCCTCAGTCTCACCTGTGAATGAGTCAATAAAAAGAGAAAATGCAGTAAGCAGTTGTGCGCTGCGCCAAGGACCATCTTCACTGCTCACTGTTGTTCATCTAGTTCATCGCGCGTCCGAGTGAGAGTGAGGCTGATTGCTCTAGCGACTGATCGATCCCTAGCTGTTTCCAACAATTGGTACCGAAGCTTAGGTTCGTCGCTAGCTTCGTCGACAACGCTAACGCAGCAACAGCATGCCGCTGCGACGAAGATCAAGCACGCCGCGGCGCCGGCGATCGCCGTCCCCAACCGACAGCCGTGCAGGAGGCAGcggcgggcacgaccgagggctAGTGATTCACCGCTCGGTCAGGGAGATCGGCAACTCCGGGTGGCCCATCTTGACAAAGACGAACAACACCGAGTGGTCGGCGGTGATGCGCGTCATGCTCTAGGGGAAACATCTCTGGGACGCCGTCAGCATCGACACCGATGACCGCAATGCCCTTGAGGCATTGTGCAAGGCTGTGCCCCCCCCTCGAGCTCCAAGGGGCCCTGGCCAACAAGGCCACGACCAAGGAGGCTTGGGATGCGCTGAAAACCCGTCTCCTCGGCGTCGATCAGTTTCGCAAGGCGAAGGCGCAGACGCTGCGTCAGGAGTTCGACGTGATCGCCTTCAGGGAAGGAGAGTCCGTCGACGACTTCTCATGCTGACTCACCAAGGTCACCGACCAGCTCGCGATCCTTGGTGAAGTCTATGAAGAAGAAACCATCGTGCATAAGTTTCTCCAAGCTCTCCCCGGGCGTTTCCATCAGATAGTAGTTGCAATCGAGACCCTGCTTGATCTCGAGGAGGTGTCCCTGGATGAATTGGTGGGGCgtctcaaagcaacggaggagcgtATGGATCGCACGAAGGCAAAGGGAGGCGTCGGACCGAGAGCAGGTGGCAAGGAGATCAACGGCAAGTTGTACTTCACCGAGGAGTAGGTGATCGCTCGTCTCGCGTCCCGTCTCAACCTCAACACCGACGGTCGGGGACGCGCGGCAGAGCGCAAGCTGGCCCTAGTGGACGTCGTGGCGGGAGAGGCCGCGGCAGGGGCGCGACAAGGACACACACTCAGTTAAGGGGGGCGGTGAGGTCTACGACGACGCGTGCCGCTACTGTGGCAAGTCCGGGCATTGGGCCCGGAGTGCCGCAAGAAAAAGCGCGACGAGGCGCTGGCCTAGGCGAGCTAGCTCTAGGCCAACCTCGCTCAGGCGGAGGAGGAAACTCCCTCGTTGTTCATGGCGGTTGTGCAACCATCTGTGAAGGCTGTTCACGACGCACACCGCGTCGAGCATGTCTACCTCAACGAGCACAAGGTGTTGCTGGACTTCGATGGCGACGGTGAACAGCAGGAGATGAAGTGGTACCTCAACACTGGTGCGTCGAACCACATGACCGGCAACGCAGACATCTTCTCCGACTACACCCACGACGTCGTGGGCTCCGTGCGTTTCGGCGATGGATCTCTGGTGGAGATCGCCGGGCGGGGATCGATCCTGTTTGAGTAGAAGGATGGAGGACACAGGGAGGTTCATGATGTCTACCACATCCCTCGTCTTTGGAGCAGCATCCTCAGTGTCGGGCAACTCAATGAGAACGGCAGTAGGATCGACATCGACGACGGTGTTCTTCGTTTGTGGGATCGCCGCAGCCACGAACTCCTCGCCAAGGTACAACGTTCACCGAATCACCTGTACATACTTCCACTCAAGCCGACGAAACCGGTGTGCCTCGCGGCAAGCTACAACGATGACGAGTGGCGGTGGCACGCGTGGTTCAGCCACCTCGGTTTCCAAGCTCTGCAAAAGATGGGGCGCGATGGCATGGTCCGTGGCTTATCATCGATTGAGCACGTCGAGCATGTCTGCGACACGTGTTTGGCGGGGAAGCAACGTCGAGCACCTTTCCCGCAAGCTGCTACGTACCGCGCCACCAAGCCGCTCGACCTCCTCCATGGCGATCTGTGCGGTCCGATCACTCGGGCGACACCCGGCGGCAAGCGCTACATAATGCTTGTTGTCGACGACATGTCTAGGTACATGTGGGCAGTGCTGCTCGCCAACAAGTCTGATGTTGGGGACTCATTCAGGAAGCTGCACGCCGGCGTCGAGAACAAAGCGGGGCGGAAGATAAAGGCATTCAAGACCGATCGAGGGGGGAGTTCACCATGAATTCCTTCCTTGAGTTCTGCTTCGAGCTCGGCATCAAGCGTCATCTCACTGTGTCGTATagcccacaacaaaacggtgtggtggaGCGCCGTAATCAGTCCGTGCACGCCATGGCACGGAGCATGATGAAGGCAAAGGCGGTCCCTGCCAGGCTATACGGGAGGTCATGATGACGGCCGTATTCCTCCTCAACCGCACCTCGACGAGAAGCTTGGTGGGGCACATGCCGTATCAGTCGTGCACTTCCTGCGGGTTTTCGGCTGCGTGGCTCACGTGAAGATCACCAAGCCGAACGCCGGGAAACTTGACGATCGAAGCACGAAGATGGTAATGATCGGGTACGAGGCTGGTTCGAAGGCCTATTGGGTGTATGACCCCGTCGCGAACCGGGTGCATGTCACCCGTGACGCGGTGTTTGAAGAAGGCGCAACCTGGGATTGGAACTCGTCCGAAAACCGCGACCAGGAAGGCTCCTGCGACGATGGAGACCAGGACATGTTTGTGGTTGAAGAGTGGGAGGAGCCCACTGCTACTTTGCCGACAAGCCACGCCTCCCCTCTTTACACGTGGATTAGAGGCGCTTCTCCATTGCCGTCGGGTTCTACTTCCCTGGTTCCAGCCACAGTGCCAGGATCACAGGGCTCTTCATCGGCATCGCAGTCGGTCAAGTCATCCTCGACTAGCTCCACGGCGGCATCTTCAACCACCTCATGCCCGCGCACTCAACACGTCAAAGGAGGGCCTGAGCCGTGGCAGGGCCCACTGCCACCGAAGGGTGTGATCCCCGTCGAGTTCGGTCACCCAGCTCCGGTGCGCTATAGGCACTAGACACGGATGACAACTCTAAGGACGCGCATAGATTCCGAGTCATCGACAACCTCTTGTACGACGACGACGAGCTTGTAGCAGATGGCGATCTGCTGCTGACTGTTGATGAAGAACCCTCAACCTACGGCGAAGCTGCAAAGCGCCAAGAATGGAAGTGGGCGATGGCCGAGGAGCTCAAATCCATCACCGACAACAAGACGTGGACACTCACTGACGCGCCGCTTGGCAAGAAACCCATTGGCCTGAAGTGGGTGTTCAAGCTCAAGTGCGACGTGGACAGCAACATCACCAGGCACAAGGCATGACTCGTGGCGAAGGGGTATGTGCAACACGCCGACATTGACTTTGACGAAGTTTTTGCGCCGGTTGCGCGCCTGGAGCCGGTGCGGTTCATCCTCGCCATCGCCGCACACTACGGGTGGACGGTGCACCACCTCGACGTGAAGTCTGCTTTCCTAAATGGGGACTTGGTGGAGGAAGTTTACGTCGAGCAGCCGCCGGCGATTCATCGTCCGAGGCAAAGAGGGCAAGGTGTACAAGCTACACAAGGCGCTGTACGGACTTCGACAAGTACCCAGGGCCTGGAACGCCAAGCTCGACAACTCATTGTTGTCACTTGGATTCAGGTGCATCACGGAGGAGCACGTTGTATACGTGCGAGGCACCAGCGACGATCTGCTGATCGTCGGTGTCTATGTGGACGACCTCGTCGTGGTGGGAGCGAACCAGGCTGAGGTTGTCAAGTTCAAGGGCGAGATGGCGAGGCTTTTCAACATGAGCGATCTCGGACCGCTCCACTACTACCTGGAGATCGAAGTCCGTCAGAGCTCGATGGGCATCACTTTATGCCAGAGCACTTACGCAGGCAAGATCATCGAGAAGGCTGGGCTGTCTGGGTGCAATCCGTGCGACACTCCAATGGAGCCATGCCTGAAATTAAGCAAGGCGAGCTCAAATCCTCCGGTGGACAAGACCATGTACCGTAGCATCGTCGGGAGCCTGAGGTACTTGGTTCACACGCGTCCTGACATTGCGTTTGCAGTTGGCTATGTGAGCCGGTTCATGTAGACGCCCACGACTGAGAATGGAAGCGCTGTCAAGCACTTGCTGAGCTACATCACCGGAACAAAAACCCACGGGTGTGTGTATCGcctagggctggaaaaaaagctcgagctcgacgagctggctcgggctcgtagcagctcggctcggctcggaccggctcgacgctctgaacgagcccgagccgagcctgtttttctggctcgtgaaaagagcgagccagctcggctcggctcggtgcagctcgcgagctggctcgtggctcgacccaacaacaattttttacataaaatcttaattagcatataatattaataccgagtagacaattaatttatgttatttgagattactatacaaaaataatctattttatatattatattagtaatatatctattttactaatttaaaatatgttatttaaaatatttttaagattttatattataatttagagagcagatttaattttatgcctaggctcgttggctcggcgagccggctcgcgagccaggagcgagccgagccgagccgctttTTCGAGCTCGTGAGatgagcgagccgagccgagctcgctcGTTACATGAGCGAGccgcagcgagccgagccgatCAATTCCGGTACAGTGACGCCAATCACGCTGGAGACGGGGATGATAGGAAGAGCACCTCTGGCGCTATCTTCTTCCTTGGCCGGAGCCCGGTCAGCTGGCAGTCCCGGAAGCATTGTGTGGTGGCGCTGTCGTCGTGCGAGGCAGAATACATTGCCGGCGCAACCGCGGCGGGTCAGGGAGTGTGGCTGTCACGCCTGCTTGCAGATCTGCTGAACACGAAGGTCATCGCGCGTTGCTCTGCATCGACAATAAGTCTGCGCTCGCCCTCGCCAAGAACCCGGTGCTACATGATCGTAGCAAACACATCGACATTCAGTTTCATTTCATCCGGGACTACATCAACAACGGCGCCTTGGTGATGGATTTCATCAGGACGGATGACCAGCTGGCAGATTTTCTCATGAAGCCACTTCCACGCGTACGACTCTAGGAGCTACGCGTCCGAAGTGGTGTTTTCAGTATAGAATCAACGTAACAAGATTAAGGGGGAGATTGTCGAGGATAATCCTGTTTGCTTAGTCATTGTGCTTAGTCTTGGTGTCCAAGTTTAGAGGAGTTAGTTGTCAGCACGTCAGGGTGTTCCTGCGCGTTCAACCCGCGGCATGCGCTGAGTTTGTTAGTTCATGCAGAGTCAAACGGTGGAGCTAAAAATATGGGCACGATGGTCATGCTCTTGGCTGTGGGATGGCGCAGCCGGTTTCGGGAGCATGGACACATGCGACCAGGTCCTGAGTCTCACGTGTGAATGAGTCAATAAAAAGAGAAAATGCAGTAAGCAGTTGTGCGCTGCGCCAAGGACCGTCTTCAGTGCTCACTGTTGTTCATCTTATTCATCACGCGTCCGAGTGAGAGTGAGGCTGATTGCTCTAGTGACTCATCGATCCCTAGCTGTTTCCAACAATATCTAATTTATTTTGAACTAACACTTCATTTAAAATAAGTTAGATCATATAATCTGGAcagattataatctcaaacaaacatGCCCTTGCTAGATGTGTTTTAACTTCATTATTTATAATCAGTTGTTACTACATCTGCTCCTGTAGCCATCACGGCTATGGAGCTGGCCAAATCTACGCTGAAGTCTACTGACGATGCAGGGAATAAATAGAGAGAGATAGCGTATGCGAGCGGAGGACAATAAATTTATAAACTCTGAACCTCTAAAGAGGAAACATCCATGTCTTCCTACTCGTTCCGACTGAATCCCTTTCTTCTCCATGCCTGCAAACAAGTCTTGTTCCCCTGCATCATCCTCACCGGTGTTTCCGAACACCATCAATCCAAATCTCGTCGCCACGATCGCCGCCAAGTTTGACAAGAGGATTACCATGTTGGATTCGACGTGGGAACAACACTTTTACAACCTGGAGAAGTTTGTGGCTGGCTGCAACTCCGGTTTCACGTCCTTCATCGAGGTCTAGTGCGACTTTATCGACCAAATCACCAAGTTTGAGTCTGCGGTCTACGACTCCATCAGTCGCACGAACACGTTGACCATGTCAAGGGTGTGCTCACTACCCGTCTCGGTGTCCTTGAGTCTGCCATCCACAGGTTCGATGGGTGGTGACCCCAAATCGAATCCTCAATCGCCGATCTGGAAGCTCTCCATTTATTGGGACCGCGATGTATGCAATGTGGGCACCAACCTGCTAAACACTCTCTCCAACAATGGGTCAGCTTCGGGGCACCCACCTGCTATTGACGACCATGCTGATGGCTAACTTTGGCACGGTATTGCACATAACCACCACGATGGTTAGTAAGGGAAGGTGTTCACCCATACCCATCACTCGCCGGCATTGCACCACAATCACTCCGATTAAGGGTGGCACGAGCTATCATGCAATTCTGCCTAAAATGTGATTTCCCAAATTTGAGCGTGGGAGCCCCAAACTATGGCATTTCCATGTACTCTATTGATTCTAACATGTGGGTTAAGGTACCATCCATGTACCTAGTAGTCCCTGCCGCACGTTGGCTCTAATCCATGGAGAAGAAGATCATCCACTTGTCCTGGACTAGGTTTTATTCTCTTCTAGAGGATCGCTTTGGCCATGATGAGCATGTCATCTTGATTAGAAAACTGTTTCACATTCGTCAAAACAGTTTTATCACCAAGTACATTACAGAGTTTCTGAATTGCTCTATAACTTGCATGATTATGAGTCACTGATCAACTCTACTATACTACTAGGTTCATTGACAGTCTTAAGGTCCCTATTCATACTACTATTTTGATTCAGAGACCCCCCGACCTCGATATTGTGTGTGTTCTTGCCTCTTTGCAGGAGAAGTTGCAGTACCAGATCCACCACGACGCTCTTACTACAAACAACCTTCACATCCCTCTCCATGATTTGAATGCCCCAATGCACTGAAGCAATCTATTCATGGAGCGTTTCCACTACTTGCTCCTCCTTCAACCAACGATAACAAGAAATAGTTTTGTGACCACTAGTCTGGCTAAGCATCCTCTGACAAACTGGATGCTCTCTAAGCATATCGCATGGCTAAAGGACTATGCATGATCTATGCAAAGACGTGGCATACGGGTCATAAGTGCTCTTCATCTATTCAAGAACTCTAGGATATGTTTCTCCCTAAGGATCCACCCAACTCTCCTACC is a genomic window of Zea mays cultivar B73 chromosome 5, Zm-B73-REFERENCE-NAM-5.0, whole genome shotgun sequence containing:
- the LOC100382143 gene encoding uncharacterized isoform X1, coding for MERPWLILGRILYVNPPRDDDDMLEVEDAEEHAVVGEAQAEEDAQAQEEQHAAAVDAVVEAHDDQQAEVGEGGAEAEAEEEEQQAQLEESILNVNTDAAASEAAHAAHGAAEPDFTIWVAPPPWLTDLVAGPGSHPDPARPDMYPYIIASGRFCLLVHFSIAPFYGTNFEKEPNHSNLVVVRHFRRSDNGQIEARAVHVPDRPEDNVNIPALANIESVGLICNHETGHYLIAELVVPTDNQDESSVIYIRTEDGVWYSNYFAYPFWWESRRHWVPHGSVTIGNVVFWFDLSWGIIFCDDLTQPHEEQILSFFRLPRGCVLRDGHAPDLHYSRCVAVSENVLRYVQIIRKHDQAATVHMWYRNPERWITNYNESFDDIWDDESYIQTGLPRKSPGLVGVSPVDSNVVYFTLDQRLFGVDVPEHRVVDCAESVEPLNRTEMLDDSVSSRSLITWNLDADGAINVGHQPDEPSDHADSTSEGGTMDEGELDDPSDSEIVDMTEH
- the LOC100382143 gene encoding uncharacterized LOC100382143 gives rise to the protein MERPWLILGRILYVNPPRDDDDMLEVEDAEEHAVVGEAQAEEDAQAQEEQHAAAVDAVVEAHDDQQAEVGEGGAEAEAEEEEQQAQLEESILNVNTDAAASEAAHAAHGAAEPDFTIWVAPPPWLTDLVAGPGSHPDPARPDMYPYIIASGRFCLLVHFSIAPFYGTNFEKEPNHSNLVVVRHFRRSDNGQIEARAVHVPDRPEDNVNIPALANIESVGLICNHETGHYLIAELVVPTDNQDESSVIYIRTEDGVWYSNYFAYPFWWESRRHWVPHGSVTIGNVVFWFDLSWGIIFCDDLTQPHEEQILSFFRLPRGCVLRDGHAPDLHYSRCVAVSENVLRYVQIIRKHDQAATVHMWYRNPERWITNYNESFDDIWDDESYIQTGLPRKSPGLVGVSPVDSNVVYFTLDQRLFGVDVPEHRVVDCAESVEPLNRTEMLDDSVSSRSLITWNLDADGAAWQTISMDFISGLPKFGHANNILQ